One Puniceicoccaceae bacterium genomic window, CATGTGGCGAAAGGCTTCAATAATACTGCTCATCGGATTGTAAGTGATAAGCCAGCCCATCTTGGGTGACTTTTCTTCAATCAAATCCAGTGGATAGATAACGGGTGTGGCATACATCAGCAGCTGTGTTCCAAAAACGATCAAATTGTTCATATCGCGATATTTGGTCGTCATGGACGATATGATCATGCCAAACCCCAATCCCATCATCCCCATCAACAAAACCAGCAGTGGTAGAAAGAGCAAATCCAGCCCGATCGGGAAGCTTGCCCCCTTGGACACATAAAACGCCATCATTCCCAGAAAAAGCAGCAGTTTAACGGCAAACTGAATCAAGTTGGAAATCACAATGGAAATGGGGGTCACTGCCCTTGGAAAATAGACTTTTCCAAAGATCGAAGCATTCGCGGTGAAGGTGTTCGAGGTCGATGTCAGGCAGATGGAAAAATAACTCCAACACGTAATGCCGGAGAGGTAAAAAAGGGCGGAAGGCAGACCAGAAGTTGGCAACTCTGCAATCGTACCAAACACAAAACTGTAGACCACCGTCTGCAGCAGCGGAGTCACAAAAAAC contains:
- a CDS encoding ABC transporter permease, translating into METFQHKIVPRDRLIDLRLREIWQYRDLLYLFVRRDFVAKYKQTILGPLWFFVTPLLQTVVYSFVFGTIAELPTSGLPSALFYLSGITCWSYFSICLTSTSNTFTANASIFGKVYFPRAVTPISIVISNLIQFAVKLLLFLGMMAFYVSKGASFPIGLDLLFLPLLVLLMGMMGLGFGMIISSMTTKYRDMNNLIVFGTQLLMYATPVIYPLDLIEEKSPKMGWLITYNPMSSIIEAFRHMFLGTSSMHWDLLLYSSIVTVVVFLLGLIVFNRTEKNFMDTV